One genomic segment of Streptomyces niveus includes these proteins:
- a CDS encoding cupin domain-containing protein has protein sequence MNRTTNSAPRSHQPLLTRGGAAEALADAPGSVITLFADSDTTGGALTVNTARFEKGAAGAPVHFHTRATEFFFVVDGTLQVLVGEEVLTLEKGDFLAVPPHTPHAFAPAPDATAEVLVGFTPGMDRFDYYRLLGRVHDGEATVQDIKDSSEEYDNHYARSQAWDERV, from the coding sequence ATGAACAGGACGACGAACTCCGCACCCCGCTCCCACCAGCCGCTTCTCACCCGTGGCGGCGCAGCCGAGGCCCTTGCCGACGCTCCCGGCAGCGTGATCACGCTGTTCGCCGACTCGGACACGACGGGCGGCGCGCTCACCGTCAACACGGCCCGCTTCGAGAAGGGCGCGGCGGGGGCGCCCGTGCACTTCCACACCCGTGCCACCGAGTTCTTCTTCGTCGTCGACGGCACGCTCCAGGTGCTGGTCGGCGAGGAGGTACTGACCCTGGAGAAGGGCGATTTCCTCGCCGTACCGCCGCACACGCCGCACGCCTTCGCGCCCGCCCCGGACGCGACCGCGGAGGTCCTGGTCGGCTTCACGCCGGGCATGGACCGGTTCGACTACTACCGGCTGCTCGGGCGCGTCCACGACGGCGAGGCGACCGTGCAGGACATCAAGGACTCCTCGGAGGAGTACGACAACCACTACGCGCGCAGCCAGGCGTGGGACGAGCGCGTCTGA